In Cryptococcus tetragattii IND107 chromosome 11, whole genome shotgun sequence, a single window of DNA contains:
- a CDS encoding septum formation protein Maf, producing MVTYNPVGPTALSLPIFKKLANRRVVLASASPRRKEIFANAGFFPEIIPSTFAEDLPHSRFQGHLADYPIATGAEKAMEVYERLVKQDAENPPDLVISADTVVVFPPEKDTAEGGSAHGEVSEILEKPINKDEQARSLGHMSGRKCEVITGISIVYPTVEYPGFKVHSISCSTLVKFYDNTPQTIQAYVDSNEGIDRAGGFAIQGLGGILIEGIEGNYDNCVGFPSAPFWRWMSELDADGVFDEAWE from the exons ATGGTCACCTACAACCCTGTCGGTCCCACGGcactctcccttcccatATTCAAGAAACTCGCCAACCGACGCGTCGTCCTGGCCTCTGCAAGTCCCCGGCGTAAAGAGATATTTGCAAATGCT GGTTTCTTTCCTGAGATTATCCCATCGACTTTTGCAGAGGATCTTCCCCACTCGAGGTTCCAAGGCCACTTGGCGGATTACCCTATAGCCACTGGGGCTGAAAAG GCGATGGAAGTCTATGAGCGTCTTGTCAAGCAAGATGCCGAAAACCCTCCTGACCTTGTCATATCAG CGGATACTGTTGTAGTCTTCCCACCTGAGAAAGATACAGCCGAAGGCGGTTCTGCTCATGGAGAAGTTTCGGAAATCTTGGAAAAGCCTATAAACAAGGACGAACAG GCCAGAAGCTTGGGACACATGTCTGGAAGGAAGTGTGAAGTTATTACAGGTATTTCCATAG TGTATCCCACAGTCGAATATCCGGGATTCAAAGTCCA CTCCATATCTTGCTCAACTTTGGTCAAGTTTTACGACAACACT CCCCAGACGATCCAGGCGTATGTGGACTCAAATGAGGGGATAGATCGTGCTGGAGGTTTTGCCATCCAA GGTTTGGGAGGAATCCTAATTGAGGGTATAGAAGGCAACTATGACAACTGCGTCGG ATTTCCCTCTGCACCATTCTGGCGGTGGATGTCGGAACTTGATGCGGACGGTGTTTTCGATGAAGCATGGGAATGA